Within Primulina tabacum isolate GXHZ01 chromosome 5, ASM2559414v2, whole genome shotgun sequence, the genomic segment CATGTTATTTAGTAGAAAAATACCTATTTTTAATGTAACGATTGAACCGAGTCAAAAAACTCGCGAACTAGCTCGATTCGTTTACGACCCTAGAGGGAGTGCAACTCATCATCTTTTTGAAACCTAATTTCCAAACCTTAATCATTTGCCAAATAATTTGGAGATATCAGTTACTTCTTTTCTGGCAAATATGAAGGGAAAAGAAAAGTATCCTTTTGGTGAAATAAGTCATTGCAACAATTTCAACCACATATAAGTGTTGTGAAAATAGAATTATGAAAGGCTTCCTTCTATGGTCGGTCTTGTAGGACACATTTTGCAGTAAGAGGAATTCTCTTCCTTCTAGTAAGTGAAGTATATGTTAAGTTGCTAATAGGTTGTGTATGCATTGGATAGTTTGTTATGCATCCAATTACAATTCAATTATGAATCGTAACTGAAATTTACTCATCAGATCTACTTGTGGGATTCTTTATTCACAAAATTTTGAAGTTACGGGGTGTACCTGGCAAACTCTGCACCTACTCTACTCTGGCATGGCTTATTAATCCCTTCACATTCACGATTGGAACCCGGGGCAACTGTGAGCCCATCGTGTGTGCCATGATTCTTTGGATCTTATTATGTCTGATGAATGGTGCAACTTCAATCCCTTGTGATAAATTTTCCTTAACAATTTCTCACTTGTTTTTCTACAGGCCTGCATGtgaagttttttttattataaaaaacgTTTTTTTATTAATGATATGATAAGAACTAAGTACATCAGTGGACTAGTGGTCCACTTTCATCACGAAGTACATAAGTGCATGTGAAGTTGAATTAACCATATGTTGAAATCTATCCACACTTAGAAACAAATTTAGATGTAAATTGGTTAGTTACTGCTTGATGTTTAGAAAGAATCTTTAAACGAACATCATATACTTAGATCAATGGCCAACATAAACCTACGCATAGGAAAGTTTTTTCGTTTTCAAATACTAATTCTGTTAGGTAATATATTGTTTGTATGAGTATTAAATCATTGAAACCAATACACTTGAAAGTGATGCTCTATTTGTGCTCTTTTATTTTTAAGCACATCCTAAAACCTCGCGTATAAGCATGCAGCATCTACCATCAGTTATAGAACAAAGAGTCagtaaaagaaaagaaatgtaATCAAATGTACTAGAGAAAATACAGAAAAATCAAAGCTCTTTAAATATTTCTGCATCAATATACTCACAATTTATGATCAAGATTTATAAAATTTCAACTAGCAGTTGACTGGCTGCATAATGTACAAGATATTTATGTGATGAGACTCATCGACACGAGGATGTCAAACACAACTTGTACATgtctaaaaattaataatatctgAGATCTCGCTATTCATTTTCATGTTTGCACTTGGAGTCGAGACCAAAGTTTTTGTTATTCTTCATCTTATAATACGAGCTGCAGCTAAAAAGCTAGTTTAATTGTTTTTGTCATTTGGACAGGTAATCTGTTACAGGCAGCATTTTGGTACGGGCTTGTTGTTCACCTCAGAATATATCCTATAATCTATGCACTTCCCATCATCTTATTTCTGGATCCCCAATATTTCCAACCCGGTAAAAATCCTGCTTTAGTTAACTGGAGTTATAGAAATTCAAAATCATCCTATTACTCAAACAACTCAAAAATCACCATCTCGCAGTCTATTTGGGCATTTCTAACAAGCATTATCACTTGGAAGAGAGCCTTATTTGGACTAATTTCTGGATCCACTTTCTTCGTCTTGACTGGCTTATGCTTCCACTTATATGGATGGGAATTCTTGCATGAGGCGCTTCTATATCATCTCACACGTACAGACCCACGTCACAATTTTTCTGTATACTTCTACCACATATACCTCCACTATGAACACGGGTTCTCCATAACCGAAAAGCTCATTGCCTTTCTTCCTCAGTTCACGGTCCAGCTAGTTTTGATATTCAGTTTCGCCCGTGATTTGCCGTTCTGTTTATTTCTCCAGACACTTGCCTTTGTAGCATTCAACAAGGTTCGTGACAATATAATAGCTCTAATTctgcaacaacaaaaaaaaaacccccACTTTTTATGCATAAGGTATATGAGAGAatcatcatttgattgatctTTATCCAGGTCATAACTGCACAATACTTTGTTTGGTTCTTCTGTCTACTGCCTCTAATATTGCCATGGAGCAAGATGCAGCTTAAATGGAAAGGTTTGGCTTGCATCTTTTTGTGGATCGGAGCTCAAACTCATTGGCTTCTTTGGGGTTATTTGCTCGAATTTCGAGGCAAGAATGTGTTCGTTCAGCTTTGGGTTGCAAGTTTGATGTTCTTGGCAGCAAATACTTTTGTACTTGTCACTGTTATTGGTAACCATGTCTACTGTCCAGTGTTCGAAATATTAGAGCAGGaaaatttaagcaaaattatgaAAGATGACTAATATGTATTCTTATGAAGATTTTGGAGCCGAGTAAACTGAACATGGTTGGGTCCAGCCATAGAGCGAGTAGGAAAAAATCAATGGCTTTAGggtgattattattattttttgctcTCGATCGATAATTACTTTCTGCTGTTCTTTTGAAAGTAATTTCATAATTTGttctaattttaaatattgGAATTTTTTAGATGTATTTATGTGGCGAGATTTCTAAAAAAACTTGTGTCAGacatatttaatcataaatcataaaatcagagtTTTGTGATATTTTTCCAAATGGTAAATTATGTTTCCAATTTTAAACAATGATAAATTGAAAATTTAGAAGTGGGAAaggatattttttaaaagacaacaacttatgtgagacggttttacgggtcgtatatgtgagacggattttttatttggttcatcgatgaaaaagtattactttttatgctaagagtattactttttattgtgaatattggtagggttgatccgtctcacatattAGGATCCGTAAGACGTCTCACATGAGACCTactctttttaaaatatgataataagGCCAACTAtattattatcatcatcatcaaaaCGCTAAAGGACAGCTTTAAAACAGAAGtgagaaaaacgaaaagaaagaACATTTGGGGACACAGATTGATTTAGCTTTCGCATCTCACGCAACCATGCCACTGACTCTAGTGTATCTCGTCTCGTTATGGATGCTATATCATACGAATAAACTTTAATTATCTTAGTCTCATTCAATAATGCGAATGATTACATTTAGAGCATACAATTTTTCAGATacttcaaatattttgattttgatgtttattatgttTTTGTGTAAATAATGTTTAGAacgttttattttaataatattgtcACTAAAGATCGAGCCGTTAATACATTCAAAAACcgtatgtatataaatatatataccatatgtatttattttccaaaaataaaaaagaaatttatatatatatatatatatatatatatatatatatacacaccatatatatttattttccaAAAGTCGCCTAAACTGAAGTGCCCATTTATTTCACACAAAAAAGTGCACAGCTAAAAGATAGAATTAATCGATCATGTGAGCATCAGACCTAAAGAAAGGCTGTAATATCTGAGGGCTCTCAACCCCCGATGGGATATTGACCAATAAAATGAAGATACGTATCAGATCAGAATACATTTTTataaatcttttatttaattatcgGTATTTATGATTCATTAATGCCGAGGGCCAGGAAATCGTAATTATaaaaatgagatattttctggAGAAATATACTGAAATTAAGGTAAAAATTTGTCTCAGACGATAgaggatcgtattttgtgatacagatgtCTTacttaggtcatccatgaaaaaatattactttttattgtgaatatcggtagggttaacacatctcatatataaagatttgtgagactgtCTAATAAGAAACCTACTCTGAAATTAAAGTGGGTTGTGTTTCTTTTATGGAACGAGAATTAATTAGGTTGGTACTttcagttaaaaaaaaaaaaacaaaacattgTTTATTGTGGAAAATTAAGCGGATGGAGTGGTGGATCCCTCATCCCTCCCTCTTGGGTATTCTGGagatatttaagaaaaatatttcaatattatATAACGTATAGCTCATTTTATGATAAATTATAAGTGACATGTACAAAAtcttaatgttttttttttggattgattaattaaatgagtTTGAGATTCAACTCATATCgaacatgaatttcaaataaatcAAAGATGAGTGTCATTTGAAAATTATATCTCTCATCTCAAATCAAATTAATCAGTCAAAAAACCACCGGAGAAAAAAAGTTATGAGTggaataaacaatttaatttagGATTCTGATAATAAACAAAATGTCAAGATCGAGAGAATGGGCTGAATTAATTAAACGGAAATGACAAAAACATTAATTAACCTTGAAGACTCTATTAATTGAATGCTCTGTCATACACAATTTATTAgttaaaataataatgttttGATTTATAAATAATCAACCAGAGAGTGAAATATGTAATGGTCATTCGTATTTGGAAGCTTCAAATCAAGTTATGTTGTATTTATTTGTTTTGTTCGATGATAATAAGTGAtaacaataatttttatttcattattcatcaaaaaaagTAATTTTCAGTGAAAACATCTTACTTTAGAAAGGACACAAAATTTTGGATTGGTCCACTAAAGTTGGCACAGTCCATGCAGTCGAGTCGATGGgctcatgatttttatttagataaacaaatccaaaatcttaaaaaatggAATTGGATCGCATTAATAATTCATAGTTAATGGGATTTTATATAcccaatattttattatttgatatttatttttttggtgaTTCACCattcaagaaaatatatttaatttaatattgtaAATGTATGGCGAACCTTCTTCACACCACACACCAAGCGAACTATGACTATTTTGTCGGTCGTGAAATGCCAGATGGCCACATTAAGTTTCCCCATCGCCATTAATTACTAATATATTTGATAATTGCGctgtatttattaaatgataattACGTAAAGTTATATTAAATTTAGAATAGATCAAAGAAATGTTGTAGTAGAATTTTGTTAATTGTTATGTCCCCGGATATATCCTTTGTTCTTGGATTATTTTTGAACCGATCACTAAGAAAAATTGTAATGATAATGACAAATACATTTATTTGTTTGTGGCATAATTTGTGAAGCGATTATTTTAGAGAGGCAATTACTTGGGAACAAAGATGATAGTGTATTATCGGGTTTAATTATTGTTAAATTCTATTTAGTATGTGAAAATGAAGTTCCTTTATACAGTGTAGCTTGATAA encodes:
- the LOC142546526 gene encoding LOW QUALITY PROTEIN: GPI mannosyltransferase 1 (The sequence of the model RefSeq protein was modified relative to this genomic sequence to represent the inferred CDS: inserted 1 base in 1 codon), with the translated sequence MSEIIFRSLILFSALFRVFLILYGEWQDAVMEVRYTDIDYFVFSDAAALMASGKSPYKRSTYRYSPLIAFLLMPNSFLHQSWGKFLFSASDLLVGFFIHKILKLRGVPGKLCTYSTLAWLINPFTFTIGTRGNCEPIVCAMILWILLCLMNGNLLQAAFWYGLVVHLRIYPIIYALPIILFLDPQYFQPGKNPALVNWSYRNSKSSYYSNNSKITISQSIWAFLTSIITWKRALFGLISGSTFFVLTGLCFHLYGWEFLHEALLYHLTRTDPRHNFSVYFYHIYLHYEHGFSITEKLIAFLPQFTVQLVLIFSFARDLPFCLFLQTLAFVAFNKVITAQYFVWFFCLLPLILPWSKMQLKWKGLACIFLWIGAQTHWLLWGYLLEFRGKNVFVQLWVASLMFLAANTFVLVTVIGNHVYCPVFEILEXGKFKQNYER